DNA from Deltaproteobacteria bacterium:
TGCGCAAGCTGAACACGCAGCTCCTCCGTGCGAAGGTGCGCCCCTACTACCTGTTCCAATGCGACCAGGTGCGGGGGCTGGAGCATTTCCGCACGCGGCTCTCCAAGGGCGTGGAGATCATGGAGGCGCTCCGGGGCCACACGTCGGGGCTGGCAATCCCTACATTCGTGGTGGACGTCCCCGGCGGCGGCGGGAAGATACCCCTGATGCCCAACTACATCCTCTCGATGGGAGAGCGAAGGACGATCCTGCGCAACTACGAGGGGATAATCGTCAGTTACGAAGAGCCGCACGAAGACGGACGGCCGTCGGCGCAGCCGGAGACGGAGGGGATTCCGCCCCGCCAGGACGTGTACCGGCTGATGACCGGAGAGGTAAAGGCGCTCATCCCGGCGGGAAACGAGCGGATGGCCCGGAGAAGGAGACGGTGCGAGTCGGCCTCTCCTACAACGTAAAACCGGCCCATTCTCCCGCTCACCTCCCTGAAGACGCCTTCGAGGAGTACGACTCCGAGGCGACGGTGGGGCACATCTGCAATGCCCTTTCCGCCCTCGGCCACGATGTGGTCCGGCTCGGCGCCGGCCCCGGCATCATAGACGCCATCAGGAAACACAAACCCGAAATAGTCTTCAACATAGCGGAAGGCGAAGGCGGGCGGTGCCGCGAGGCGCACGTGCCGGCCCTCCTGGAAATGCTTGGCATCCCTTATGTCGGATCGGATCCGCTGACGCTCTGCGTCACTCTCGACAAGCCTGTCGCCAAGCGGCTGGTGGCGGCGGGAGGATTCCACACCCCGGGGTTCCGCACCTTCAGTTCGTCCGCCGAATTTTCCGCTCACGGCCTCTCCTTCCCCGTCATCGTGAAGCCCGCCTTCGAGGGGTCGAGCAAGGGGGTGCGGCTCACATCCCGGGCCGCCGAGCCATCGCAGGCGCGCGACATGGTGAAGTTCGTCACGGAAACGTATCGCCAGGAGGCCATCGTCGAGGAATTCGTAGCGGGCCCCGAGGTCACCGTGGGACTGCTGGGCAACGAAAGTCCGCGGGTGGTCGGCGTCATGGAGATCGCACCGAAGAAGGTGCGGCCGGAGGACTTCGTCTATTCCCTCGAAGTCAAGCGCGACTGGGAAAACCAGGTCGAATACCGATGCCCGCCGCCTTTCGCGAAAGAGACGATCGCCGAAATCGAGCGGTGCGCGTGGGGGATCTACCGGCTTCTCGGTTGCAGGGATTTCTCCCGGATCGATTTCCGGATCGACGGCGGAGGCGTTCCCCAGTTCATCGAATGCAATCCCCTTCCCGGCCTCTCCCCCGGCTACGGCGACCTGCCGATCATGGCCGAAAGGATGGGCCTGTCCTATCTTTCCCTGATCTCGGAGATCCTTTCGCACGCTCTCTCGCGCCGGGAGGTGGGGGGACGGTGACCATCGGGGGTATCGCCGGTAAGAAGATCGCGGTGCTCTACACTTCCGTGGAGGAGTCGCTTGCGGGGGTGGAGGACCCCGGGATGCGCGAGAGCATGGACCTGGCGGTAAGCGCCCGGTCGGTCACGGATGCCCTGGCGAACCTGGGAGCCGACGCGCGGTATTTTTCGTTCGGCAGGGACATCGTGGCGCTCGCGGAATCGTTCCGCTCCTTCGGTGCGGAAGCGGTGTTCAACCTGAGCGAATGCCCCCTGAACTCGGCGCAGAAGGAGCCCCACGGCGCTGCGTTCCTGGAATTGCTGAAGATCCCCTACACGGGAAACGGCCCGATGGCCCTGGCGGTCTGCAACAACAAGGCGCTCACCAAGAGAATCCTATCCTCGCACGGAATCGCGACGCCGGAGTTCCGCCTCTTCTCCGCCCCTCCCCGTCGCCATTCGGGACTTGTCTTCCCCGTCATCGTGAAGCCGTCGAAGGAGGACGGATCGGCGGGGATCACCGAGGAGAGCGTCGTCGACGACGAGGCGGGGCTCAAAAAGAGGGTGGCGCACGTCGTGGAGAAGTACAACCAGGAGGCGCTCGTCGAAGAGTACGTGGGCGGAAGGGAATTCAACGTGGCCGTGCTGGGCAACGGCACGGCAGTGGATCCCCATCGCGCGTTCCCCCCTGCGGAGCTCGTATACCGGAACCGCAAGTGGCGGATCTGCTCTTTCGAATCGAAGTGGGACCCGAACCATCCGTCCTTCGCCGAAATCGCTCCCCGGTGCCCTGCGGACGTTTCGGACGGATTGAGGTCGCGCCTTGCGGAAATTACGATGGAATGCGCGCGGATCTTCGGGCTGTGCGGCTATTCCCGCGTGGACTACCGCACCAGCCGTAGCGGGAAACTTTTCGTCCTCGAAGTGAATCCGAATCCCGATATCTCCCCCGACGCCGGGCTTGCGCGCGCCGCCCGCGCAGAGGGGCTTGCTTATGAAGCGCTGGTCGCGGAAATCCTGCGGCTGGGGCTGGCGCGGGGGGCGCGATGATCAGCCGGAAGGAAACGCAGGCCATGATACGCCCGATCGAAGAGAAGGACCGCGATGCGGTCCGAAATCTCATCGACGGCACCGGGGCATTCAAGCCGTTCGAGGTCGACGTGGCGATGGAGCTGGTCGACATCGCTCTCACCAGCCCCGATCAGGAGGACTACCATCCCTTCGT
Protein-coding regions in this window:
- a CDS encoding ATP-grasp domain-containing protein, translating into MRVGLSYNVKPAHSPAHLPEDAFEEYDSEATVGHICNALSALGHDVVRLGAGPGIIDAIRKHKPEIVFNIAEGEGGRCREAHVPALLEMLGIPYVGSDPLTLCVTLDKPVAKRLVAAGGFHTPGFRTFSSSAEFSAHGLSFPVIVKPAFEGSSKGVRLTSRAAEPSQARDMVKFVTETYRQEAIVEEFVAGPEVTVGLLGNESPRVVGVMEIAPKKVRPEDFVYSLEVKRDWENQVEYRCPPPFAKETIAEIERCAWGIYRLLGCRDFSRIDFRIDGGGVPQFIECNPLPGLSPGYGDLPIMAERMGLSYLSLISEILSHALSRREVGGR
- a CDS encoding ATP-grasp domain-containing protein — encoded protein: MTIGGIAGKKIAVLYTSVEESLAGVEDPGMRESMDLAVSARSVTDALANLGADARYFSFGRDIVALAESFRSFGAEAVFNLSECPLNSAQKEPHGAAFLELLKIPYTGNGPMALAVCNNKALTKRILSSHGIATPEFRLFSAPPRRHSGLVFPVIVKPSKEDGSAGITEESVVDDEAGLKKRVAHVVEKYNQEALVEEYVGGREFNVAVLGNGTAVDPHRAFPPAELVYRNRKWRICSFESKWDPNHPSFAEIAPRCPADVSDGLRSRLAEITMECARIFGLCGYSRVDYRTSRSGKLFVLEVNPNPDISPDAGLARAARAEGLAYEALVAEILRLGLARGAR